A genomic stretch from Schaalia odontolytica includes:
- a CDS encoding cytidine deaminase — translation MDPTDIDWDALLSEAIDAMRHAYCPYSNFPVGAAGLTADGWLVSGCNVENAGYGVTLCAECGMVSDLIRSGGGALVAVVAVNGNEEPVAPCGRCRQLIYEHGGPSCMVLMPDGVAPMTEVLPGAFGPHDLADVAAGPTQASSNKKEGHDGSL, via the coding sequence ATGGATCCGACAGACATCGACTGGGACGCGCTGCTGAGCGAGGCCATCGATGCCATGCGCCACGCGTATTGCCCGTACTCGAACTTCCCCGTGGGGGCCGCGGGCCTGACCGCGGACGGCTGGCTCGTCAGCGGCTGCAACGTCGAAAACGCTGGCTACGGCGTCACCCTGTGCGCCGAGTGCGGAATGGTCTCCGACCTGATCCGATCTGGAGGGGGCGCGCTCGTCGCGGTCGTCGCCGTCAACGGCAACGAGGAACCGGTGGCACCGTGTGGGCGCTGCCGCCAGCTCATCTACGAGCACGGCGGCCCCTCGTGCATGGTCCTCATGCCCGACGGCGTCGCGCCCATGACCGAGGTGCTTCCCGGCGCTTTTGGGCCCCACGACCTGGCCGACGTTGCAGCGGGCCCCACCCAGGCCTCGTCGAACAAGAAAGAAGGACACGATGGCTCTCTTTGA
- a CDS encoding thymidine phosphorylase — protein MALFDAVDIIRVKRDGGALTPDQIDWTIDAYTKGVIKDEQMAALAMAIFLRGMDRGEIARWTDAMIRSGARMDFSGIGKPTADKHSTGGVGDKITLPLAPLVACFGVAVPQLSGRGLGHTGGTLDKLEAIPGWRAQLSNDEIMAQLGSGCGAVICAAGSGLAPADKRLYALRDITSTVESIALIASSIMSKKIAEGTGALVLDVKVGSGAFMKDLDAARELARTMVDLGRDAGVATRALLTDMSVPLGRKIGNALEVEESIEVLAGGGPSDVVELTCELARNMLDLAGVHDADVEAALADGRAMDRWRAMIGEQGGDPDAPLPRATHTHQLLAEAGGTVVGMDALSVGVASWRLGAGRAVKEDPVQAGAGIEIHAKPGEAVVAGQPLLTLHTDDEWRIERALQSLSGAIEIADGGSAEPRSVVLETVS, from the coding sequence ATGGCTCTCTTTGATGCCGTTGACATCATTCGCGTCAAGCGCGACGGGGGGGCGCTGACCCCCGACCAGATCGACTGGACGATCGACGCCTACACCAAGGGCGTCATCAAGGACGAGCAGATGGCTGCGCTGGCCATGGCGATTTTCCTGCGCGGAATGGACCGCGGTGAGATTGCCCGCTGGACGGACGCGATGATCCGCTCGGGTGCGCGCATGGACTTCTCGGGCATTGGCAAGCCAACGGCAGACAAGCACTCCACGGGCGGTGTGGGGGACAAGATCACGCTGCCGCTCGCCCCGCTCGTCGCGTGCTTCGGCGTGGCCGTTCCCCAGCTATCCGGTCGAGGCCTGGGGCACACGGGCGGCACCCTCGACAAGCTCGAGGCCATTCCCGGGTGGCGTGCGCAGCTGAGTAACGACGAGATCATGGCACAGCTGGGCTCCGGCTGTGGCGCGGTCATCTGCGCGGCGGGCTCGGGCCTGGCACCCGCTGACAAGAGGCTCTACGCCCTGCGTGATATTACTTCGACGGTGGAGTCGATTGCGCTCATCGCCAGCTCGATCATGAGCAAGAAGATCGCCGAGGGCACGGGCGCCCTCGTCCTGGATGTGAAGGTAGGGTCGGGTGCTTTCATGAAGGACCTGGACGCCGCGCGCGAGCTTGCCCGCACGATGGTGGACCTTGGCCGTGACGCGGGGGTCGCCACGCGCGCCCTCCTCACCGACATGTCCGTACCGCTGGGACGAAAGATCGGGAACGCCCTTGAGGTGGAGGAATCCATCGAGGTTCTCGCGGGAGGCGGCCCCTCCGATGTCGTCGAGCTGACCTGCGAACTGGCGCGCAACATGCTCGACCTCGCGGGGGTGCACGACGCCGACGTGGAAGCAGCCCTGGCGGACGGCCGCGCGATGGATCGCTGGCGTGCGATGATCGGCGAGCAGGGCGGCGACCCGGATGCGCCGCTGCCACGCGCCACGCACACCCACCAGCTCCTCGCCGAAGCCGGGGGAACCGTCGTCGGGATGGACGCCCTGTCCGTGGGCGTGGCTTCGTGGAGGCTCGGCGCGGGTCGTGCCGTCAAGGAGGACCCGGTCCAGGCTGGTGCCGGTATCGAGATTCATGCCAAGCCTGGCGAAGCTGTTGTGGCGGGTCAGCCCCTTCTCACGCTCCACACCGACGATGAGTGGCGTATCGAGCGTGCCCTTCAGTCCCTGTCCGGTGCCATCGAGATCGCTGACGGGGGCAGCGCTGAGCCTCGCAGCGTCGTCCTGGAGACGGTGTCGTAA
- a CDS encoding sugar-binding transcriptional regulator, with amino-acid sequence MERRDEQAIEAVKLYYQQGLSQAEVASRMGLSRPTVAKLLAHGRDRGFVTIEIHDPREDASEIAQRLEQRFGLVCARVAHGHDMAEDEAIEQVGRVGAQVAAQLVRDGMSVGISWGRTMSALAAHLTRAPRVGVRVVQLKGGTSFSERATHDFEIMRSFCEAFDAEPRYLPLPVIFQDTAMLSIVRRDRAIERILEEGSCVDMAVFTVGALGREALSLNLGQLEDDEVDALLRDAAGDACSRFYTREGDIALASVDRRTVGITLDELRARPVRLLVAGGRLKAQALQTALHMGLATHLVVDQDLALALLERQGRATPSGALDGAPVG; translated from the coding sequence GTGGAACGGCGTGACGAACAGGCGATCGAGGCCGTCAAGCTCTACTACCAGCAGGGCTTGAGCCAGGCCGAGGTTGCCTCCCGTATGGGTCTGTCGCGCCCCACGGTTGCCAAGCTTCTTGCCCACGGCCGCGATCGCGGCTTCGTGACCATCGAGATCCATGATCCGCGCGAGGACGCCTCGGAGATTGCCCAGCGGCTGGAGCAGCGCTTCGGCCTGGTCTGCGCGCGCGTCGCTCACGGACATGACATGGCCGAGGACGAGGCCATCGAGCAGGTCGGTCGAGTTGGCGCGCAGGTGGCTGCCCAGCTCGTGCGTGACGGCATGAGCGTGGGTATTTCCTGGGGGCGCACGATGAGCGCGCTCGCGGCCCACCTGACCCGCGCCCCCCGCGTGGGTGTGCGCGTTGTCCAGCTCAAGGGTGGGACGTCGTTTTCTGAGAGGGCGACGCATGACTTCGAGATCATGCGTTCCTTCTGCGAGGCCTTCGATGCCGAGCCGCGCTACCTGCCGCTGCCCGTGATCTTCCAGGACACGGCAATGCTCTCGATCGTGCGCCGGGACCGGGCTATTGAGCGAATCTTGGAGGAGGGGAGCTGCGTGGACATGGCGGTGTTTACCGTCGGTGCGCTGGGGCGCGAGGCCCTGTCGCTGAACCTCGGTCAGCTCGAAGACGATGAGGTAGATGCGTTGCTGCGCGACGCCGCGGGGGATGCGTGCTCGCGTTTCTATACGCGCGAAGGAGATATCGCGCTGGCCTCGGTCGACCGTCGCACGGTCGGTATCACACTCGATGAGCTGCGTGCTCGCCCCGTGAGGCTATTGGTTGCCGGAGGACGACTGAAGGCTCAAGCGCTTCAGACTGCGCTGCACATGGGATTGGCTACGCACCTCGTGGTCGATCAGGACCTGGCCCTCGCGCTGCTGGAACGGCAGGGTAGGGCAACCCCGAGCGGGGCGCTCGACGGCGCCCCGGTCGGATGA
- the deoD gene encoding purine-nucleoside phosphorylase, which produces MRSTPHINPTAPIAPTILLPGDPLRAKFIAETYLEDAQQFNAVRNMLGYTGTYRGTPVSVMGSGMGIPSISLYAHELIHEFGCTRLVRVGTCGALQSSVNLYDVVVAQAACSNSAFLDQYQIPGSYAPIGSFRLIDDVVRRAREADVPIHVGNILSSDTFYNANPTFNEAWQRMGVLAVEMESAGLYATAAHAGVEAVGIFTVSDSLVTGEATDAQARQTSFTTMMELALPLAQL; this is translated from the coding sequence ATGCGCTCGACACCGCACATCAACCCCACCGCCCCCATCGCTCCCACGATTCTCCTGCCCGGAGATCCGCTGCGCGCGAAGTTCATCGCCGAGACCTACCTGGAGGACGCGCAGCAGTTCAACGCCGTGCGCAACATGCTGGGCTACACCGGCACCTATCGCGGCACACCGGTGTCCGTCATGGGTTCGGGCATGGGTATTCCCTCGATCTCGCTGTACGCCCACGAGCTGATCCACGAGTTCGGCTGCACGCGCCTCGTGCGCGTGGGCACGTGCGGTGCTCTGCAAAGTAGCGTCAACCTTTACGACGTCGTGGTTGCCCAGGCGGCGTGCTCGAACTCCGCGTTCCTGGACCAGTACCAGATTCCCGGCTCATACGCGCCGATCGGTTCCTTCCGCCTCATTGACGACGTGGTGCGCCGCGCCCGTGAAGCCGACGTTCCGATCCACGTGGGCAACATCTTGTCCTCCGACACGTTCTATAACGCGAACCCGACCTTCAACGAGGCCTGGCAGCGCATGGGCGTGCTGGCGGTCGAGATGGAGTCCGCAGGCCTGTACGCGACCGCCGCCCACGCGGGTGTCGAGGCCGTCGGTATCTTCACCGTCTCGGACTCCCTGGTCACGGGCGAGGCAACTGACGCTCAGGCGCGCCAGACGTCCTTTACCACCATGATGGAGCTGGCCCTGCCTCTGGCCCAGCTGTGA
- the deoC gene encoding deoxyribose-phosphate aldolase, whose translation MNKHDVAAMIDHTILKPEASKADVERIVEEGAAAGTYSVCVSPSMLPLHVPEGLKVACVVGFPSGAVKPQVKAFEAAQAVADGADEIDMVINIELVKDGRLSELEEEIAAVRRVVPAPRVLKVIIESAALTDDEIVAACTASMAAGADFVKTSTGFHPAGGASTHAVALMRATVGDALGVKASGGIRDAQTALTMIEAGASRLGVSATTAILAGLED comes from the coding sequence ATGAACAAACACGACGTGGCCGCGATGATCGACCACACAATCCTCAAGCCCGAGGCCAGCAAGGCCGACGTGGAGCGCATCGTCGAGGAGGGGGCCGCCGCCGGCACCTACTCCGTGTGCGTATCGCCGTCCATGCTGCCCCTCCACGTGCCCGAGGGCCTCAAGGTCGCCTGCGTGGTCGGCTTCCCCTCGGGCGCGGTCAAGCCCCAGGTCAAGGCCTTCGAGGCGGCCCAGGCCGTCGCCGACGGCGCGGACGAGATCGACATGGTCATCAACATTGAGTTGGTGAAGGACGGTCGGCTGAGCGAGCTGGAGGAGGAGATCGCGGCCGTTCGACGGGTCGTCCCGGCCCCCCGCGTCCTCAAGGTGATCATCGAGTCCGCCGCCCTGACGGATGACGAGATCGTCGCCGCCTGCACGGCCTCGATGGCCGCAGGAGCAGACTTCGTCAAGACATCGACGGGATTCCACCCCGCGGGCGGTGCCTCGACCCACGCTGTTGCGCTCATGCGCGCCACGGTCGGTGACGCCCTCGGAGTGAAGGCCTCGGGCGGTATCCGAGACGCGCAGACCGCCCTAACCATGATTGAGGCCGGAGCCTCGCGCCTGGGAGTGTCCGCAACCACCGCCATCCTGGCAGGACTGGAGGACTGA
- a CDS encoding phospho-sugar mutase, which translates to MDLLERARQWAKHDPDPATASSLSADIEAAERGDEKAAARVGAAMNGPLQFGTAGLRGVVGPGESRMNLAVVIRATAGLCEVVKRHATGTPTLVVGCDARYGSSEFATAACRVASAAGVRVLALPQANPTPLTAFSMLHFDADAGVMVTASHNPAPDNGYKVYLGGTVAQGDGRGVQIVPPFDAEIAAAIEAAPPADEVPMSDDLIEAVDPRDDYVACACALASGEASARENLRIVLTAMHGVGAAITSRVLSEAGFVNVSLVEAQAQPDPDFPTVPFPNPEEAGALDMAIEQAREQGADLIIAVDPDADRCALAVPDPASETGWTPLSGDQTGSLLGEFLASRGMTGSLANSIVSSRLLSRIARAHGLEHHTTLTGFKWIARAPGLGFGYEEAIGFCPDPSHVHDKDGIATSVVAASLVAALKAQGRSVWDELERLARLHGLHVSSPLTFRVEEIAQIGSGMARLRAQPPAVLAGSSVVEVSDLSLGYRGLPPTDGVLVLTEAGDRVIARPSGTEPKLKCYLEVILPVADGESLPWEQARERLDAIKGAFAEIIGL; encoded by the coding sequence ATGGATCTGCTCGAGCGCGCCCGTCAGTGGGCCAAGCACGACCCGGACCCCGCCACGGCCTCGTCCCTGAGCGCTGACATTGAGGCTGCGGAGCGCGGCGACGAGAAGGCTGCGGCCCGCGTGGGCGCGGCCATGAACGGTCCCCTCCAGTTCGGCACCGCCGGCCTGCGCGGCGTCGTCGGGCCGGGGGAGTCCCGCATGAACCTCGCCGTCGTCATCCGCGCGACCGCCGGCCTGTGCGAGGTCGTTAAGCGCCACGCGACGGGCACCCCCACGCTCGTCGTCGGCTGCGATGCCCGCTACGGATCCTCCGAGTTCGCCACGGCGGCCTGCCGCGTCGCTTCGGCCGCGGGTGTGCGCGTCCTCGCGCTGCCGCAGGCCAACCCGACCCCGCTCACCGCCTTCTCGATGCTGCACTTCGACGCGGACGCGGGCGTCATGGTAACCGCCTCCCACAACCCCGCTCCGGACAATGGCTACAAGGTCTACCTGGGCGGCACCGTCGCGCAGGGCGACGGGCGCGGCGTCCAGATCGTGCCGCCCTTCGACGCCGAAATCGCAGCCGCCATCGAGGCGGCCCCGCCCGCCGACGAGGTCCCGATGAGCGACGACCTCATCGAGGCCGTGGATCCCCGCGATGACTACGTGGCTTGTGCCTGCGCCCTGGCCTCGGGTGAGGCATCGGCGCGAGAGAACCTGCGCATCGTTCTGACCGCCATGCACGGCGTGGGTGCCGCGATCACCTCGCGCGTCCTGTCCGAAGCCGGGTTCGTCAACGTCTCGCTCGTGGAGGCGCAGGCTCAGCCCGACCCGGATTTCCCGACCGTGCCCTTCCCGAACCCGGAGGAGGCAGGCGCACTCGACATGGCGATCGAGCAGGCGCGCGAGCAGGGGGCCGACCTCATCATCGCGGTTGATCCCGATGCGGACCGCTGCGCGCTCGCGGTGCCCGACCCGGCCTCAGAGACCGGATGGACCCCGCTCAGCGGCGACCAGACCGGTTCCCTCCTGGGTGAGTTCTTGGCCTCGCGCGGCATGACGGGCTCGCTGGCGAACTCGATCGTGTCCTCGCGCCTGCTCTCGCGTATCGCCCGCGCCCACGGGCTGGAACACCACACGACGCTCACGGGCTTCAAGTGGATCGCCCGCGCCCCCGGTCTTGGATTTGGTTACGAAGAGGCCATCGGTTTTTGCCCCGACCCGTCCCATGTGCACGACAAGGACGGCATCGCGACCTCGGTTGTCGCAGCCTCCCTTGTCGCAGCGCTCAAGGCGCAGGGGCGCAGCGTGTGGGACGAACTGGAGCGCTTGGCTCGCCTGCATGGCCTGCACGTGAGCTCGCCGCTGACCTTCCGTGTCGAAGAGATCGCCCAGATTGGCAGCGGTATGGCTCGCCTGCGTGCTCAGCCCCCGGCGGTCCTCGCGGGGTCATCCGTCGTTGAGGTCTCGGACTTATCGCTGGGCTACCGGGGGCTGCCGCCCACGGACGGCGTCCTCGTCCTGACCGAGGCGGGGGACCGTGTCATCGCGCGTCCCTCCGGCACCGAGCCCAAGCTCAAGTGCTACCTCGAGGTGATCCTGCCTGTCGCTGACGGGGAGTCGCTGCCCTGGGAGCAGGCGCGTGAGCGTCTCGATGCAATTAAGGGTGCTTTCGCCGAGATCATCGGCCTGTAG
- a CDS encoding class I SAM-dependent methyltransferase, with protein MDTRSELLAETLPFADRPVEKAPGHWVLARAGKTVLRPGGLALSTWALKRAVLPGADVVEFAPGLGVTASAIIRVGPASYVGVERDPNASARVDAIASGVGRCVNADAAQTGLPDESADVVVGEAMLSMQGEKAKRAIMSEAARILRPGGRYVIHELAMRPDRIEEEPATEIRRALARAINVNARPLTVADWRRSLEEVGLIVDETRTAPMALLKPGRVIADEGVIGALRIMRNVVRDKDLRERVTTMARTFKKYDRHLCGVAIVARKPKENQ; from the coding sequence ATGGACACTCGCAGTGAATTGCTGGCGGAGACCCTCCCCTTCGCTGACCGGCCCGTCGAGAAAGCGCCCGGCCACTGGGTGCTCGCGCGCGCCGGAAAAACGGTGCTGCGCCCCGGGGGGCTCGCCCTCAGCACCTGGGCACTCAAGCGTGCCGTTCTACCCGGTGCCGACGTCGTCGAGTTTGCGCCCGGCCTGGGCGTGACGGCCTCGGCGATCATCAGGGTAGGCCCCGCGTCCTACGTGGGCGTGGAACGCGATCCGAATGCTTCCGCGCGCGTGGACGCCATCGCCTCGGGCGTGGGGCGCTGCGTGAACGCAGACGCCGCGCAGACCGGCCTGCCCGATGAGAGCGCGGACGTCGTCGTCGGCGAAGCCATGCTCTCCATGCAGGGAGAGAAGGCCAAGCGCGCCATCATGAGCGAGGCAGCGCGCATCCTGCGCCCCGGCGGCCGCTACGTCATTCACGAACTGGCGATGCGTCCCGACAGGATCGAGGAGGAGCCCGCCACCGAGATCCGCCGCGCCCTCGCACGCGCCATCAACGTCAACGCCAGGCCTCTCACGGTCGCCGACTGGCGGCGCTCGCTCGAGGAGGTCGGCCTCATCGTCGATGAGACCCGCACGGCACCCATGGCCCTGCTCAAGCCCGGCCGCGTGATCGCTGACGAGGGCGTGATCGGTGCGCTGCGCATCATGCGCAACGTCGTGCGGGACAAGGACCTGCGCGAACGCGTCACGACCATGGCGCGCACGTTTAAGAAATATGATCGACACCTGTGCGGCGTCGCCATCGTCGCGCGCAAACCCAAGGAGAACCAATGA
- a CDS encoding cupin domain-containing protein, translating to MSLSPESNTEVPTPVMTDLQDIASMIQINEEATVSRTVMHAEGVRLVLFSFDTGEVLSEHTAAMPAILHTLEGALEIEADGRTVVLKPGDVIHFGTRLPHAVRALEPSKMALYMLDRRERPKA from the coding sequence ATGAGCCTGTCACCCGAATCGAACACCGAGGTCCCCACGCCCGTCATGACGGACCTGCAAGACATCGCCTCGATGATCCAGATCAACGAGGAAGCCACGGTGTCGCGCACCGTCATGCACGCCGAAGGCGTCCGCCTGGTCCTCTTCAGCTTCGATACGGGCGAGGTCCTCAGCGAGCACACCGCCGCGATGCCCGCCATCCTCCACACCCTTGAGGGTGCCCTCGAGATCGAGGCGGACGGGCGCACGGTCGTCCTCAAGCCTGGCGACGTCATCCACTTCGGCACGCGACTGCCGCACGCCGTGCGCGCGCTCGAGCCCTCGAAGATGGCGCTGTACATGCTGGACCGACGCGAACGCCCCAAGGCCTGA
- a CDS encoding permease: MHVGLIVLFLLLAAALIAGGLYLFASGLTARSGVCRPPLGLRLHGLEAGSEAWERAHRAAWPILFGGGVLGTAHGIALAATTLMDARVSVPIVFVVSGIIVEAGLWLVATGAGKASLE, encoded by the coding sequence GTGCACGTCGGACTGATCGTCCTCTTCCTACTTCTCGCCGCAGCTCTCATCGCGGGCGGCCTCTACCTCTTCGCGTCGGGGCTGACGGCGCGATCCGGCGTGTGTCGTCCTCCGCTGGGGCTTCGCTTGCACGGCCTCGAAGCCGGCTCCGAGGCCTGGGAGCGCGCGCATCGCGCCGCGTGGCCCATCCTCTTCGGCGGAGGCGTCCTGGGCACCGCCCACGGCATCGCCCTGGCTGCCACCACCCTCATGGACGCGCGCGTTTCCGTGCCCATCGTCTTCGTGGTCTCCGGAATCATCGTCGAGGCCGGCCTCTGGCTGGTCGCGACAGGCGCAGGAAAGGCATCGCTGGAGTAA
- a CDS encoding iron ABC transporter ATP-binding protein → MISIDSVVKQYSPSVRIGEVSLDIPTGGITALVGPNGAGKSTLLTMIGRLLGIDEGTIEVGGLNVATTKSSELARTLSILRQENHFISRLTVRQLVGFGRFPHSKGRLSAEDEAIIDRYIGFLDLEELEGRYLDQLSGGQRQRAYVAMVLAQETEYVLLDEPLNNLDIARSVEMMRMLERAAREFSRTIVIVLHDINFAARYASQVCALKDGSVAFMGTPEEIMRDEVLTDVFDTPVTVVPGPKGPIACYF, encoded by the coding sequence GTGATCTCCATCGATTCCGTCGTCAAGCAGTACTCGCCGTCAGTGCGCATCGGCGAGGTCTCCCTCGACATCCCCACGGGCGGCATCACGGCGCTCGTGGGCCCCAACGGCGCGGGCAAGTCGACGCTGCTCACTATGATCGGACGTCTCCTCGGCATCGACGAGGGCACGATCGAGGTCGGCGGCCTCAACGTGGCCACGACGAAGTCCTCCGAGCTGGCACGCACCCTGTCGATCCTGCGCCAGGAGAACCACTTCATTTCGCGCCTCACGGTGCGCCAGCTGGTGGGTTTCGGACGCTTCCCCCACTCGAAGGGACGCCTGAGCGCGGAAGATGAGGCGATCATCGACCGCTACATCGGTTTCCTCGACCTGGAGGAGCTCGAAGGGCGCTACCTGGACCAGCTCTCGGGCGGCCAGCGTCAGCGCGCTTACGTTGCCATGGTGCTCGCCCAGGAAACGGAGTACGTCCTGCTGGACGAGCCCCTCAACAACCTGGACATCGCGCGCAGCGTCGAGATGATGCGGATGCTGGAACGCGCGGCGCGCGAGTTTTCGCGCACGATCGTCATCGTCCTGCACGACATCAACTTCGCGGCCCGCTACGCCTCACAGGTCTGTGCTCTGAAGGACGGGAGCGTGGCCTTCATGGGCACACCCGAGGAGATCATGCGCGACGAGGTCCTGACCGACGTCTTCGATACCCCCGTCACCGTCGTACCGGGGCCGAAGGGGCCGATCGCCTGCTACTTCTGA
- a CDS encoding iron chelate uptake ABC transporter family permease subunit: MSILSSPTQRETSSPVPAPASSARTKRPTRRTGAFTSPAARRRWWILFGAVCAVAILACIGLIAWKNPAEFGSPVFWRLARRRAFAVLAIAIVSVCQGMATVAFQTVANNRIITPSILGFESLYRAIHTSTIFFLGVAGLNASATVGNFVGQLALMIALTLALYSWLLTSQRASMHAMLLIGVMLGAGLGSISTFMQRLLTPSEFDVLTARLFGSIANAQKEYFPIAVPLVAVTALALVLLTRQLSVLSLGRETATNLGLNHRHTSVLILVLVSILMATSTALVGPMTFLGFLVATLAYQFSDTHDHRYIFAMSVALGAAILASAYFVMNHVFNTQGVVSIIIEFVGGLAFIVTILRKGRL, encoded by the coding sequence ATGAGCATCCTGTCTTCCCCCACGCAACGCGAGACCTCTTCCCCGGTCCCCGCCCCGGCCTCGTCCGCACGCACGAAGCGACCGACTCGGCGCACCGGCGCCTTCACGTCCCCGGCCGCCCGTCGACGCTGGTGGATCCTCTTCGGAGCCGTGTGCGCGGTCGCGATCCTCGCCTGCATCGGCCTCATCGCCTGGAAGAATCCCGCGGAGTTTGGAAGCCCAGTCTTCTGGAGGCTCGCCCGTCGGCGCGCCTTCGCGGTCCTCGCGATCGCCATTGTCTCGGTGTGCCAGGGCATGGCGACGGTCGCCTTCCAGACGGTGGCTAACAACCGCATCATCACGCCCTCGATCCTTGGTTTCGAGTCCCTGTACCGGGCGATCCACACCTCCACGATCTTTTTCCTGGGCGTCGCCGGCCTCAACGCGTCGGCGACGGTTGGCAACTTTGTCGGGCAGCTCGCCCTCATGATCGCCCTGACCCTCGCGCTCTACTCGTGGCTGCTCACCTCACAGCGGGCCTCGATGCACGCGATGCTCCTCATCGGCGTCATGCTGGGCGCGGGCCTCGGCTCGATCTCCACCTTCATGCAGAGGCTACTCACACCCTCGGAGTTCGACGTGCTCACCGCGCGCCTCTTCGGGTCGATCGCCAACGCCCAGAAGGAGTATTTCCCGATCGCGGTGCCGCTCGTCGCAGTCACGGCGCTCGCGCTCGTGTTGCTCACGCGCCAGCTCTCGGTGCTATCGCTCGGCCGCGAGACGGCCACCAACCTGGGCCTGAACCATCGCCACACCTCGGTGCTCATCCTCGTCCTGGTGTCGATCCTCATGGCCACGTCGACCGCTCTCGTAGGTCCCATGACGTTCCTCGGGTTCCTCGTGGCGACGCTGGCCTACCAGTTCTCGGACACGCACGATCACCGATACATCTTCGCGATGTCCGTCGCACTGGGTGCCGCAATCCTGGCCAGCGCGTACTTCGTCATGAATCACGTGTTCAACACGCAGGGCGTCGTCTCCATCATCATCGAGTTCGTCGGCGGACTCGCGTTCATCGTCACTATTTTGCGGAAAGGCCGCCTGTGA
- a CDS encoding ABC transporter permease: protein MTHSPTTTPAEAALKREAAPASSKRHPLALALAALAVAALLVLSLSTGEYSILSQDDGWQIFLAVRVPRTIALVLSGAAMSMSGLVMQLVTQNRFAEPSTTGTTEWAGLGLLVIMIVWPGAPILVRMTCAIVFAFVGTMVFFALLRRVSLRSSLLVPIMGMMLGAVVSAISTFLALETNTLQSVSVWFQGSFTSVYEGQYEVLWIVTVVVAIVFIMADRLTAVSLGEDIAISLGVNYHRMVLIATGLVAVATGVVTVVVGSLPFLGLIVPNLVSMSMGDNLRTNLPWVCLAGIALVTVTDLLARTIISPFEMPVSVILGVLGAFVFIALVLRQAKKGAVL from the coding sequence ATGACGCACTCTCCCACCACCACACCCGCGGAAGCCGCACTCAAGCGTGAGGCCGCCCCGGCCTCGTCGAAGCGCCATCCCCTGGCGCTCGCCCTGGCCGCGCTCGCCGTGGCTGCGCTCCTCGTCCTATCCCTGTCGACCGGCGAGTACTCGATTCTCTCCCAGGACGACGGGTGGCAAATTTTCCTCGCCGTGCGCGTCCCGCGCACGATCGCGCTCGTCCTGTCGGGCGCCGCGATGTCGATGAGCGGCCTCGTCATGCAGCTGGTCACCCAGAACCGATTCGCCGAGCCCTCAACGACGGGCACGACCGAGTGGGCGGGTCTGGGCCTGCTCGTCATCATGATCGTGTGGCCCGGCGCCCCGATCCTGGTGCGCATGACCTGCGCGATCGTCTTCGCGTTCGTGGGCACGATGGTGTTCTTCGCGCTGCTGCGCCGCGTCTCCCTGCGCTCCTCACTGCTCGTGCCGATTATGGGCATGATGCTCGGCGCGGTCGTCTCCGCGATCTCGACGTTCCTGGCACTCGAGACGAACACCCTGCAGAGCGTGTCCGTCTGGTTCCAGGGATCCTTCACGTCGGTCTACGAGGGCCAATACGAGGTCCTGTGGATCGTCACCGTCGTCGTGGCGATCGTGTTCATCATGGCGGACCGGCTGACGGCCGTGTCCCTCGGCGAGGACATCGCCATCTCCCTCGGCGTCAACTACCACCGCATGGTCCTCATCGCGACGGGGCTCGTAGCCGTGGCGACCGGCGTCGTCACCGTCGTCGTCGGATCCCTGCCGTTCCTCGGTCTGATCGTCCCCAACCTCGTGTCCATGTCGATGGGTGACAACCTGCGCACGAACCTCCCCTGGGTATGCCTGGCGGGCATCGCCCTCGTGACGGTCACGGACCTGCTGGCACGCACGATCATCTCCCCCTTCGAGATGCCCGTGTCTGTCATCCTGGGCGTCCTCGGAGCTTTCGTCTTTATCGCGCTCGTGCTGCGCCAGGCCAAGAAGGGAGCCGTGCTATGA